A genomic stretch from Penicillium digitatum chromosome 4, complete sequence includes:
- a CDS encoding Velvet factor, with amino-acid sequence MSATFSDASLAREAQGSDFDLIIRQQPNRARVAGGKEKERKPIDPPPIVQLRVREEGTYLAQHYLQSPYYFMCCSLYDAAEERPVPVAPSTALAGTLVSSLHRLKDVDNSDGGFFVFGDLSVKIEGEYRLKFTLFEMRKDRVSYLKTVISERFTVSPPKSFPGMMESTHLSRSFADQGVKLRIRKEPRTMLKRTTRPDEFHQPVPTRSPERQSVQIPPSSSYGGYPPAARDYGYYGQQPPVKRHRTSIDYGRQQGIYDVDSRMARQMDPYSQPTAAMYAGQPTTYQTPAAMQTYSAGQVVPDYAAMYPGMQASAGMQASAPMSQIPDPTGQSRSSQQQQAAVGHMMAMNQPGTPTPDPTGAMIAQGYARSGYPPTSTILPPLQRNRDYLQGTNGSARGYFDQTPQANTPILPSQMVNEGDRFGSVAGPATFDHPDSPNGTPQ; translated from the exons ATGAGTGCGACATTCTCCGACGCCTCTCTCGCGCGCGAAGCTCAGGG TTCTGACTTTGACTTGATCATTCGCCAGCAGCCCAATCGGGCCCGCGTGGCGGGGGGCAAGGAAAAAG AGCGCAAACCTATCGATCCACCCCCGATCGTCCAGCTCCGGGTGCGAGAGGAGGGCACCTACCTCGCACA GCATTACCTGCAAAGCCCTTACTATTTCATGTGCTGCAGTCTGTACGATGCAGCAGAAGAGCGTCCTGTGCCCGTCGCACCGTCGACCGCGTTAGCAGGAACCCTAGTGTCTTCACTTCACCGGTTGAAGGATGTGGACAACAGCG ATGGGGGATTCTTCGTCTTTGGAGATCTCTCTGTGAAGATTGAGGGCGAGTATCGCCTGAAGTTTACCTTGTTCGAGATGCGAAA GGATCGGGTCTCCTATTTGAAGACCGTTATCTCAGAGCGGTTCACAG TCTCTCCTCCCAAGAGCTTCCCTGGAATGATGGAGTCCACCCACCTTTCTCGATCATTTGCGGATCAAGGTGTGAAACTGCGCATCCGGAAGGAGCCTCGGACCATGTT GAAACGAACAACACGACCAGATGAGTTCCATCAGCCAGTCCCTACTCGATCTCCGGAGCGTCAATCGGTGCAGATTCCCCCATCATCTAGCTATGGAGGCTATCCACCGGCAGCTCGAGATTATGGGTACTACGGTCAGCAGCCGCCGGTCAAGCGTCATCGCACTTCGATCGACTATGGCCGACAGCAGGGCATCTATGATGTGGATAGTCGAATGGCCCGTCAAATGGACCCATACAGCCAGCCAACAGCTGCCATGTACGCTGGTCAACCAACCACCTACCAAACACCTGCCGCCATGCAGACTTACTCCGCAGGGCAAGTGGTGCCTGATTATGCGGCG ATGTACCCAGGCATGCAAGCCTCAGCGGGCATGCAAGCATCCGCCCCCATGTCTCAGATCCCCGATCCTACCGGTCAGAGCCGATCCAGCCAGCAACAGCAGGCCGCTGTGGGACATATGATGGCAATGAACCAGCCTGGCACTCCT ACCCCGGATCCGACTGGAGCGATGATCGCTCAGGGATATGCCCGGTCCGGATACCCTCCTACCTCGACCATACTTCCTCCTCTACAGCGGAATCGCGACTATCTCCAAGGAACTAACGGGTCCGCGCGAGGTTATTTCGATCAAACTCCTCAGGCGAATACCCCTATTCTTCCATCTCAAATGGTCAACGAAGGCGATCGATTTGGCTCTGTGGCCGGCCCAGCTACCTTTGATCACCCCGACTCCCCGAATGGAACGCCCCAATGA
- a CDS encoding Thiolase-like, subgroup, with protein MSNAQQRLNQVSSHLSLGGKKGAAAILEKHPDDIVVTCALRTALTKGGKGGFKDTAGADLLAGVFKAILNKSGIDPSAVQDIAVGSVLAPGGGATEFRAAALVAGFPESTAVKSLNRQCSSGLQAIADIANAIQSGMIDVGIGAGVESMSSQYGPGAVTEFSDLLESHPESANCKVPMGVLSENMAKDRGVTRASQDAFAARSYQKALAAQKAGLFDEEIAPLDVKWTDPKTGEEKTITVKADDGIRPGITAESLGKIKPAFAKDGSIHAGNASQISDGAAAVLLMKRSTAERLGQTILGKYVAASVVGVKPLLMGIGPWKAIPVALEKAGITKDDVDIYEINEAFASQCVWCVHELGIPAEKVNPKGGAIAFGHPLGCTGARQVSTLFTELKRTSKKIGVTSMCIGTGMGMAAVWVSE; from the exons ATGTCTAACG CCCAGCAACGTCTAAACCAGGTTTCCTCTCATCTCAGCCTTGGCGGCAAGAAGGGGGCCGCTGCCATCCTTGAGAAGCACCCTGATGACATTGTCGTGACATGTGCCCTCCGCACCGCCCTCACCAAGGGTGGTAAGGGTGGCTTTAAAGATACCGCTGGCGCGGATCTGCTTGCCGGTGTCTTCAAGGCTATTCTGAACAAGAGCGGCATTGACCCCAGTGCCGTCCAGGACATCGCCGTCGGCTCTGTCCTTGCCCCCGGTGGTGGTGCTACTGAGTTCCGTGCCGCTGCTCTCGTGGCTGGCTTCCCCGAGAGCACCGCCGTGAAGAGCTTGAACCGTCAGTGCTCTAGCGGTCTCCAGGCTATCGCCGATATTGCCAACGCCATTCAATCTGGTATGATCGATGTCGGCATTGGCGCCGGTGTCGAGAGCATGTCCTCCCAGTACGG ACCCGGTGCCGTAACCGAATTCTCTGACCTCCTCGAGAGCCACCCGGAGTCCGCAAATTGCAAGGTCCCCATGGGCGTACTGTCCGAGAACATGGCCAAGGACCGTGGCGTGACCCGCGCTTCCCAAGATGCCTTCGCCGCTCGCTCATACCAAAAGGCCCTTGCTGCCCAGAAGGCCGGTCTCTTCGACGAGGAAATCGCTCCCCTGGACGTGAAGTGGACCGACCCCAAAACCGGCGAGGAGAAGACCATCACCGTGAAGGCCGATGACGGCATCCGCCCGGGTATCACCGCCGAGTCTCTGGGCAAGATCAAGCCTGCCTTTGCCAAGGACGGCTCCATCCACGCCGGTAACGCCTCCCAGATCTCCGACGGTGCCGCCGCCGTTCTCCTCATGAAGCGGTCTACCGCCGAGCGTCTCGGCCAGACGATTCTCGGCAAGTACGTCGCTGCCAGCGTTGTCGGCGTCAAGCCTCTGCTCATGGGTATCGGCCCCTGGAAGGCTATCCCCGTAGCACTTGAGAAGGCCGGCATCACCAAGGATGATGTCGACATCTACGAGATCAACGAGGCATTCGCTTCCCAGTGTGTCTGGTGTGTTCATGAACTTGGCATACCGGCCGAGAAGGTGAACCCCAAGGGTGGTGCTATTGCTTTTGGTCACCCTCTCGGCTGTACTGGAGCTCGCCAGGTCAGCACATTGTTCACTGAGCTTAAACGCACAAGCAAGAAGATTGGTGTCACTAGCATGTGTATCGGTACCGGGATGGGTATGGCCGCTGTCTGGGTCTCGGAGTAA
- a CDS encoding Acyl-CoA N-acyltransferase: MLTQHRTDFSWAFTLRLETLNVNPERTAVLNLAVAVTFTMAATVPPANDEPGKLNPPVDPADSDLDAEGEEETDLYEMDQQLQDAVHRAYTREDDEDGPEEAADGNNSSVNLNGEDDDDNDEAEPVGAVKLPDDDAGSEEDYAESETADADADPGFEANDRDASEPESSDHDSEAEDWEAESNGGEDVETDIRSGSNCLVCSQDEEHDPSEDFEEWLTCVVCGDHSHRQCAREQEAYDETEDPWRCPSCIHNNLEPDTITNSATETGLGASALPKELLPAHAGTHDEGFHSIFNTSVDDEMLNSSRSLRKRKASSIEAEEHTPVLRKRLRQTSFRSDRPLSNDAALDGGDATADGDVHSPARTRSVRVRRTRAVDREHCRVVARQFGKLIIGFRLDETKISKITGSQIRPQRKKKKAPKPPPVAPEPQAHFVPLPPISYNSMTFFDRETDDAKSKPYGGILSEVEQDTSRTLPTQFDRDRFEQARLKAEDEWQQKVKEAELNGEATAHASQKVSGPPSKIKSINFGGYEIETWYAAPYPEEYSRNRVLYICEFCLKYMNSDFVAWRHKLKCPAKHPPGDEIYRDRSISIFEVDGRKNPVYCQNLCLLAKLFLGSKTLYYDVEPFLFYVMTEFDDLGCHFVGYFSKEKRPSSANNVSCILTLPIHQRKGYGNLLIDFSYLLTRIEGKNGSPEKPLSDMGLVSYRNYWRLILSYQLRDLKTPVSIADLSDRTGMTADDIVSALEGLRALVRDPITKTYAIRLDHKYYNEVISGWESKGYVQLNPDALLWTPYIMGRSNQSHFDRAPMHAVAPREDPDEDEDETETRATDYEGAIRMVNGSDRDTLAASAGPPSTLTLRPNGSHHSTVGKSEPPAIPNPAAGIPPSRFELWPPVPPAAPPKRKPGRPSGSTKLNTMSTTPMAPRNNGRNTPRRPSGLAMVTPGGSIRRGRSSILTNSPATEPTPSQANGSKLEQSKVVGEETAVDEDVENMAPAPREAAEVSEKDSERVNGYVAAKEPVKTNGIDAAEPESSEAKQTEAPRTPEKKTNSISRSPGTTVPRRFNDNPKTPRSVNRKTLVEKVHVVIPAEPGSASKSMGKAEDPKAVVNTNGTDADSDADADADAEVDAEYEVDGDVVMQT; this comes from the exons ATGCTGACTCAGC ACCGCACCGATTTCTCCTGGG CTTTTACATTGCGCCTGGAGACTTTGAACGTCAATCCAGAACG CACTGCTGTGCTCAATCTGGCGGTGGCGGTAACTTTCACTATGGCGGCGACGGTGCCGCCAGCAAACGATGAACCGGGCAAACTCAACCCGCCCGTCGACCCGGCCGACAGCGACCTAGATGCCGAGGGCGAAGAAGAAACCGACTTGTATGAAATGGATCAACAGCTTCAAGATGCCGTTCATCGAGCGTACACTagagaagatgatgaggatgggCCGGAGGAAGCTGCAGATGGAAACAACTCAAGCGTCAATTTGAACGGAGAAGACGATGATGACAATGACGAGGCCGAACCTGTCGGAGCTGTCAAGCTACCTGACGATGATGCGGGCTCTGAAGAAGACTATGCGGAGTCTGAGACAGCGGACGCGGATGCCGACCCCGGGTTTGAGGCAAATGACCGTGACGCATCAGAACCCGAATCAAGTGACCACGATTCAGAAGCTGAGGATTGGGAAGCTGAGAGCAATGGTGGAGAGGATGTCGAAACTGATATCCGTAGTGGCTCAAATTGCTT GGTTTGCAGCCAAGACGAAGAACACGACCCAAGTGAAGATTTTGAGGAATGGCTCACTTGTGTTGTGTGTGGTGATCACT CCCATCGGCAATGCGCTCGCGAACAAGAGGCATATGATGAAACGGAAG ACCCATGGAGGTGTCCTAGCTGTATCCATAACAATCTAGAGCCCGACACGATAACAAATTCAGCGACAGAAACCGGACTTGGAGCCTCAGCCCTCCCCAAAGAGCTTCTTCCTGCGCACGCTGGCACACACGACGAGGGATTTCATTCTATCTTCAACACAAGCGTTGACGACGAGATGCTCAATAGCTCGCGATCGCTACGCAAGCGAAAGGCCTCGTCAATCGAGGCCGAAGAACACACACCCGTTCTTCGCAAACGACTTCGACAAACATCTTTCCGTTCCGATCGCCCACTGTCGAACGATGCGGCTCTGGACGGTGGTGATGCCACTGCTGATGGTGATGTCCACTCTCCTGCTCGGACACGCTCCGTCCGCGTGCGACGCACTCGCGCGGTGGATCGAGAGCACTGCCGCGTCGTAGCTAGGCAGTTTGGGAAATTGATCATTGGGTTCCGACTGGACGAGACCAAAATATCTAAAATTACAGGTTCTCAAATCCGACCACAacgcaagaagaagaaagcacCAAAGCCGCCACCTGTAGCCCCTGAACCCCAGGCACATTTTgttcccctcccccccatATCCTACAACTCCATGACATTCTTCGACCGTGAGACCGACGACGCCAAATCAAAACCATATGGAGGCATTTTGTCCGAAGTCGAACAAGATACATCCAGGACGCTTCCCACACAATTCGATCGCGACCGATTCGAACAGGCACGCCTGAAAGCTGAAGATGAATGGCAACAGAAAGTGAAGGAAGCAGAACTCAATGGCGAAGCCACTGCGCATGCATCACAAAAGGTTTCTGGTCCTCCTTCAAAGATCAAATCTATCAACTTCGGTGGCTACGAGATCGAAACCTGGTATGCAGCGCCTTACCCGGAGGAATACAGCCGCAACCGTGTTCTGTATATTTGCGAGTTCTGTCTCAAGTACATGAACTCGGACTTTGTCGCCTGGCGCCATAAACTAAAGTGTCCTGCGAAGCACCCCCCCGGTGACGAGATCTATCGAGATCGATCAATCTCAATCTTCGAAGTTGACGGGCGCAAGAATCCAGTGTACTGTCAAAATCTTTGCCTTCTCGCAAAACTCTTCCTAGGCTCCAAGACTCTCTACTACGACGTTGAGCCATTCTTATTCTATGTGATGACTGAGTTTGACGATCTGGGCTGCCATTTTGTTGGCTACTTCAGTAAAGAAAAACGTCCAAGCTCAGCGAACAACGTTTCCTGCATTCTTACTCTACCCATCCATCAACGCAAAGGCTACGGAAACCTCCTCATCGACTTTTCATATCTCCTTACCCGCATCGAAGGCAAAAATGGATCGCCCGAGAAGCCGCTCTCTGATATGGGTCTGGTGTCGTACAGGAACTACTGGCGATTGATTTTATCATACCAACTTCGTGATTTGAAGACACCTGTGAGCATTGCAGATCTATCTGATCGCACCGGAATGACGGCAGATGACATTGTATCTGCTCTGGAAGGACTTCGAGCTCTCGTGCGGGATCCTATTACCAAGACGTACGCCATCCGCCTCGATCATAAATATTACAACGAGGTTATTAGTGGCTGGGAAAGCAAGGGCTACGTTCAGCTCAATCCAGATGCGCTGCTTTGGACACCTTACATAATGGGTCGTAGTAACCAATCTCATTTCGATCGTGCTCCCATGCATGCCGTTGCCCCCCGAGAGGACccggatgaagacgaagatgagACCGAGACAAGAGCGACCGACTATGAGGGCGCTATCAGAATGGTGAATGGGTCGGATCGAGACACTCTCGCAGCCTCCGCGGGACCGCCTTCCACGTTGACCCTGAGGCCTAATGGCTCCCATCATTCTACAGTGGGCAAGTCTGAACCACCTGCAATCCCCAACCCTGCCGCTGGAATCCCACCCTCCCGGTTTGAACTTTGGCCTCCTGTGCCTCCCGCAGCACCCCCAAAACGCAAACCTGGTCGTCCATCCGGTAGCACAAAACTCAATACCATGTCAACGACACCCATGGCTCCCCGTAATAATGGTCGTAACACACCTCGACGACCCTCCGGGCTGGCAATGGTCACCCCTGGAGGCAGTATTCGTCGCGGTAGAAGCTCTATCCTCACGAACTCGCCCGCAACGGAACCAACACCTAGCCAGGCCAACGGTTCCAAACTGGAGCAGAGCAAAGTTGTTGGCGAAGAAACTGCTGTTGATGAGGATGTCGAGAACATGGCTCCTGCACCCAGGGAAGCTGCAGAAGTGAGCGAAAAGGATTCAGAGCGTGTCAATGGATACGTTGCTGCCAAAGAACCTGTCAAGACCAATGGAATTGATGCCGCCGAGCCCGAGTCGTCCGAGGCCAAGCAAACGGAAGCACCCAGGACTCCCGAGAAAAAGACCAACTCCATCTCGCGATCACCTGGAACAACAGTCCCCCGTCGATTCAACGACAACCCCAAGACACCGCGATCAGTCAACCGGAAGACTTTGGTCGAGAAAGTTCACGTTGTGATTCCCGCTGAGCCAGGATCTGCTTCCAAGTCAATGGGCAAAGCTGAGGACCCAAAGGCCGTGGTCAATACCAATGGCACCGATGCAGACTCAGATGCAGACGCAGACGCGGATGCAGAGGTTGACGCCGAGTACGAAGTGGATGGGGATGTTGTGATGCAGACATGA